The following DNA comes from Simkania negevensis Z.
ACCTGGAAAAGCCGGTGCGCCTTCGCCCAAGCAAGTTGTAGCAGCTATTCGCCAAGACACCAAACTTATCATCTTATCTGCCGTCAACAGTGAAACAGGTGTCAAACTCGACATCGACTCCATTGCAAAAATTGCGCAAGAGGCAAATATCCCCCTCATTCTCGACGGAGTCGCCCTCCTAGGGAAAGAACCTTTTGCAATCCCACATGGAGTGACTGGCATGGGATTTTCTGCGCATAAATTTCATGGTCCAAGAGGCATTGGTTTTTGCTTTCTCCGCTCTGGATCTCCCCTTTCTCCCCTCTTTTTAGGAGGAAATCAAGAAAGTCACTTACGCGCCGGCACAGAAAATCTTCCAGGAATTGTTGGACTCGCAACAGCGATTTCTCTTCTTGAAAAAGAAGGTAAAGCCTATTCGGCTCACATGCATCACTTGCGCGACCTTTTTGAAAAGACTTTACAAAAATCGATTCCCAACTTGCAAATCAACGGAACCGGCCCACGTGTTGCGAATACAAGCAACCTCTGCTTTCCAGGAGTGGATGGAGAGTCACTCCTCATTCACCTCGATATGAAAGGAATTGCAGCAAGTCATGCTACCGCTTGCTCCGCAGGAGCCCTTGAAGTTTCACGTGTTCTCCTGAACATGGGGCTTCCCAAAGAAGAAGCAAGCTGCTCTCTTCGCTTTTCCTTTAGCCGGATGAATACCGAAGAAGAGGTGCTTCAGGCCACCAAAATCATCTCAGAAGCTGTAGAAAGCTACACCCGTCTTCCCCAATGAGGATGAGGCTCTATAGGACTTTTAATTTTGTAAAAAAGGAGTTGGTGCATCAAATCAATACTCTCAACCATCATGACTGAGCGCGTTACTGTTCCTGGGTATCCAAAACGCTCAGAAAAATAGGCTGTCGCCTTATATGCTGCAAAAAAAGCGATGCTAAGCGCGCAAATTTTAAAGATAAATTGGGTACTTTTTTGAATATTGAGAGTTGATCGATCGGTGGCTTCAAGAAGCTCTGTTGTAAGCCCCTTTGTTACACCTGCAACCACACCAAAGATGAACATTTTTTCTGGCTCAAGTGTCTCAGGCATGTACTCTTCAGCAAGATTTGCCGTTTTTGCCATCTGATGAAACCAATCAGAATTGAGAAAATAGCTCGCAGCTGCTGCGTTAAATCCATTGCGACATGCCCCCTGATAGGCCGAAGTCACCATTCCAGATAAAATACTCATATAAATATCACTCTTCTAGTTTAAAGAGAGGCATTATGCTCGGATTCCCGAATTAACCCAAGAATTAAATATCAAAAGGTGTACGATTCTCAACTTTTGAAGTTGTTTAAGTATAAATTCATACGGTTGAATAATTTATTTATTCAACCCACTTCATTTTTAAACTTAAGCAACTTTTGATATTGATATTTCTTGCTCCGAATATAAAGCTTGGTGCAAATGAATTGTTGCAAGGTTAATAGCTCCTTGTGCCGCAGGAGTGTGTGCTAAGTCATTAATCATGAGGAAATCATGTATTGTGCCCAAAAACCGCGTTGCTGTCACTTGAACCCCAGCTTGAGTTAGCTTATGAGCATAAGCTTCACCTTCATCTCGTAAAACGTCATGTTCTGCTGTAACAACTAAAGCAGAAGGTAAGTCTTTAATTTGTTCTATAGATGCTTCAAGAGGAGACATTAAAGGGTTTTTTCTAGCAGAAGTTTTAGGTTCATAAGCGTTCCAAAACCACTCCATAGCGGCTTTCGTAAGCCATGGTCCTTTAGCATATTGTTTGTAAGAGTTTGAATTGAGCTTAGCATCGGTG
Coding sequences within:
- a CDS encoding cysteine desulfurase family protein, translated to MKRIYLDHNATTPIDPLVAEVMMQEFAKGPQNPSSVHFFGQEAKKTLLTSRQTIARFLKVKPQEILFTSGGTESMNLLIRGSLPPKGAHLITTDLDHPCVYENMQTLEQAGYHVSFLSPGKAGAPSPKQVVAAIRQDTKLIILSAVNSETGVKLDIDSIAKIAQEANIPLILDGVALLGKEPFAIPHGVTGMGFSAHKFHGPRGIGFCFLRSGSPLSPLFLGGNQESHLRAGTENLPGIVGLATAISLLEKEGKAYSAHMHHLRDLFEKTLQKSIPNLQINGTGPRVANTSNLCFPGVDGESLLIHLDMKGIAASHATACSAGALEVSRVLLNMGLPKEEASCSLRFSFSRMNTEEEVLQATKIISEAVESYTRLPQ